A genome region from Alteripontixanthobacter maritimus includes the following:
- a CDS encoding PaaI family thioesterase, translating to MSKPQTAFDPVQAAPFLLGSGHCGWLGLEFRDHGADWVELELPWRKDLLAETGGEVLASGPIISLMDMASGLAIWTKLGRFEAIATLDLRVDYQRPARDGAAVTGRVECYRNTRSAAFVRGIAHDGDPADPVAHVAGVFMALQGADDRKGKL from the coding sequence ATGAGTAAACCGCAAACCGCTTTCGACCCGGTACAGGCCGCACCATTCCTGCTGGGCAGCGGCCATTGCGGCTGGCTCGGTTTGGAATTTCGTGACCATGGCGCAGATTGGGTGGAACTGGAGCTGCCTTGGCGGAAGGATTTGCTGGCTGAAACTGGCGGCGAAGTGCTTGCATCCGGCCCGATCATCAGTCTGATGGATATGGCATCAGGGCTCGCCATCTGGACGAAACTCGGCCGGTTCGAGGCGATTGCCACGCTCGATCTGCGCGTCGATTACCAGCGTCCAGCGCGGGACGGTGCTGCAGTAACGGGCCGCGTCGAATGCTATCGCAACACGCGGTCTGCTGCTTTCGTCCGTGGCATCGCGCATGATGGCGATCCGGCGGACCCGGTTGCCCATGTGGCCGGCGTCTTCATGGCGCTGCAGGGCGCGGACGACCGAAAGGGCAAGCTATGA
- a CDS encoding PaaI family thioesterase → MSDTAQFLARSAYATALGIEHARDLQGPGGSEEGQPIMRLDGGDPISGRPGFYHGGAISGLLETTGYAGLRHALIQRGDELPALKPINITVQFLAPAKAGLLLAQARISKLGRRSAHVEIACWQDDRDKPRATALMNVLMVPQD, encoded by the coding sequence ATGAGCGATACCGCGCAGTTCCTCGCCCGCTCCGCCTACGCAACCGCGCTTGGCATCGAACATGCGCGTGACCTGCAAGGGCCGGGTGGAAGCGAGGAAGGTCAGCCTATCATGCGATTGGATGGGGGCGACCCGATCAGTGGGCGGCCCGGGTTTTATCACGGCGGCGCAATCAGCGGCCTGCTGGAAACGACCGGCTATGCGGGACTTCGCCATGCCTTAATCCAGCGTGGGGACGAGCTTCCGGCGCTAAAACCGATCAACATCACCGTGCAGTTCCTCGCGCCTGCCAAAGCCGGATTATTACTGGCGCAGGCCCGTATCAGCAAGCTTGGCCGGCGCAGCGCCCATGTCGAAATTGCGTGCTGGCAGGACGACCGGGATAAGCCCAGAGCGACCGCGCTGATGAATGTGCTAATGGTGCCGCAGGACTAA
- a CDS encoding transglycosylase domain-containing protein: MADRAAAGYDRPAQPDEAWRSDYSYDPAYEYQQDPYAPASYRTGWRRFVPVLGKRSRWWWLRKGLVAGFVLFLALVAWLAFTAPLSKSLEPLVPPQITLLAADGTPIARKGSVVDQPVQAAALPDHVIEPFLAIEDRRFYSHWGIDPRGLGRAVWANVSGGRVEGGSTITQQLAKFTFLTPERSMTRKAREMLIAFWLETWLTKDEILERYLSNAYFGDNVYGLRAASLHYFYRQPEKLKPAQAAMLAGLVQAPSRLNPVKHYARAEKRMRLVIGSMVAAGYITQGEADAMAAPRLDVRTESNLPTGTYFADWALPQARKLAGGGYARQTMSTTLDARLQSFARKAVGRAKLGEAQVALVAMRTNGEIVAMVGGKDYKASAFNRVTQAKRQPGSTFKLFVYLAALREGWEPEDTIDNSEIVKGSYRPKNARGRYSPTITLEDGLAQSSNVAAVRLLREVGDEAVIETARDLGVTAPLAKGDPSLALGTSNMTLLELTAAYAGVAANRFPVEPTAFPAEEPGWLDWLTDGKDSISGSDQASMERMLRSAINRGTGRAAMLPGPNYGKTGTTQDNRDALFVGYAGELVVGVWIGNDDNSSLGAISGGTTPARIWRDFMRQAQGLGAPKAPAPAPRPSDPGGPVEPMDVPDLDDIPDGDIPLGNGDARMRVEDDAVTVSTEIDGLPIELRVDQDGFRVSPAPGQPPTPRPPPDRREPADPRDRR, translated from the coding sequence ATGGCGGACCGTGCCGCTGCTGGTTACGACCGGCCGGCCCAGCCGGATGAAGCATGGCGTTCTGACTATTCCTACGATCCCGCGTACGAATATCAACAGGATCCATACGCGCCCGCCTCGTACCGCACGGGCTGGCGGCGGTTCGTGCCTGTTCTCGGCAAGCGCAGCCGGTGGTGGTGGCTGCGCAAGGGACTGGTGGCAGGGTTCGTACTGTTTCTCGCGTTGGTAGCATGGCTGGCCTTTACGGCACCGCTGTCGAAATCGCTGGAGCCACTGGTTCCGCCGCAGATCACCCTTCTGGCAGCCGATGGCACGCCGATTGCGCGTAAGGGATCGGTAGTGGACCAGCCGGTGCAGGCAGCCGCTCTGCCCGACCACGTGATCGAGCCATTCCTTGCGATTGAGGACAGGCGGTTCTATTCGCATTGGGGTATCGATCCGCGCGGGCTGGGCCGGGCGGTCTGGGCGAATGTCAGCGGCGGGCGGGTGGAAGGCGGCAGCACGATTACCCAGCAGCTGGCGAAATTCACGTTCCTGACTCCGGAGCGCAGCATGACCCGCAAGGCACGCGAAATGCTGATCGCATTCTGGCTGGAAACATGGCTGACCAAGGACGAGATTCTCGAACGCTATCTCTCCAACGCCTATTTCGGAGATAATGTGTACGGCCTTCGCGCGGCGAGCCTGCATTACTTCTACCGCCAGCCGGAAAAGCTGAAGCCGGCGCAAGCTGCCATGCTGGCCGGATTGGTTCAGGCCCCTTCGCGGCTGAACCCCGTCAAACATTATGCACGTGCGGAAAAGCGGATGCGGCTCGTCATCGGGTCGATGGTGGCGGCGGGGTATATCACGCAGGGCGAGGCGGATGCGATGGCAGCCCCCAGGCTCGACGTCCGTACCGAAAGCAATTTGCCGACCGGGACATATTTCGCAGACTGGGCGTTGCCGCAGGCGCGCAAGCTGGCGGGCGGCGGCTACGCGCGCCAGACCATGTCCACCACTCTGGACGCCCGGCTGCAGTCCTTCGCCCGCAAGGCGGTCGGACGGGCAAAGCTGGGTGAGGCACAGGTAGCGCTGGTGGCTATGCGGACCAATGGCGAAATCGTCGCCATGGTCGGCGGTAAGGATTACAAGGCTTCCGCCTTCAACCGCGTGACCCAGGCCAAGCGACAGCCGGGTAGCACGTTCAAGCTGTTCGTCTATCTCGCGGCGCTGCGCGAAGGGTGGGAACCCGAAGATACGATCGACAATAGTGAAATCGTCAAAGGTAGCTACCGACCGAAAAATGCGCGCGGACGCTATTCCCCTACGATCACTCTGGAGGACGGGCTCGCGCAATCGAGCAATGTTGCAGCCGTGCGCCTGCTTCGCGAAGTTGGCGACGAGGCTGTGATCGAAACCGCCCGCGATCTGGGAGTAACCGCCCCCCTGGCGAAAGGTGATCCCAGCTTGGCGCTCGGCACCAGCAATATGACCCTGCTGGAACTGACGGCCGCTTATGCCGGGGTGGCCGCCAACCGCTTCCCGGTAGAACCGACCGCCTTCCCGGCCGAAGAACCGGGCTGGCTCGACTGGTTGACCGATGGGAAGGACAGCATATCGGGCAGCGATCAAGCCAGCATGGAGCGGATGCTGCGCAGCGCGATCAATCGCGGCACTGGAAGGGCAGCGATGCTGCCGGGGCCGAACTACGGCAAGACCGGTACGACGCAGGATAATCGCGACGCGCTGTTCGTCGGTTACGCGGGCGAGCTGGTGGTGGGGGTTTGGATCGGCAATGATGATAACAGTTCGCTCGGCGCGATCAGCGGGGGTACGACGCCGGCACGGATATGGCGCGATTTCATGCGGCAGGCGCAGGGACTGGGCGCACCCAAGGCGCCGGCGCCTGCACCTCGGCCAAGCGATCCGGGCGGTCCGGTAGAGCCGATGGACGTACCCGACCTCGATGATATTCCGGACGGCGACATCCCGCTCGGCAATGGTGATGCGCGCATGCGGGTGGAGGATGACGCGGTCACAGTCTCGACCGAAATTGACGGTCTGCCGATTGAATTGCGCGTGGATCAGGACGGCTTCCGTGTATCGCCAGCCCCCGGCCAGCCGCCAACACCGCGACCGCCGCCCGATCGAAGGGAACCCGCCGACCCACGTGACCGTCGGTAG
- a CDS encoding putative bifunctional diguanylate cyclase/phosphodiesterase — translation MRVFSAVAIYSFFMPALLLALIAGVGIAAIAYHAHIERCARSGRQTYRQSYRRLRDLMLVRGVMWAGIYMIALAMAPPAILSVLLPAAVMIMFVDGLCMIAMPRRALVAVGLQAIGIATPAVLNPTAITLISAVVAGFSFLFLHWALFNLNYLFATRRLRTRELTHANETIQLLMNQYDEDGSDWLFECDEKGAILRPNDRFCQAAQLPAHEMNGMLLSLIFDDCPEREELRAIGKREDNFRNHVIPLTLDGEKRWWSISARPIYDDEGILRSWRGFISDVTRTRQAEAKVTYMAHYDVLTNLANRSLFNITLQRAFVRRDPDDVIGVLYVDLDHFKAVNDTHGHALGDMVLAEAARRIENAVPDTAMVARLGGDEFAVVLASQTDRSAIVRIAHNIVSAMDDPVEAEGQSLPIGASIGVAFAPENGLDGDTVLRAADLALYDAKAKGRRGVSLFDPDMQEEMQDRRTLELDLRAALGRGELELFYQPLVSAIDSVTVGYEALLRWNHPTRGQVSPAVFIPIAEETGQIVQIGTWVLREALREAATWPEELSVSVNLSPAQMADDSILTTVVGALAQTGVPASRLELEITETLLMQDNPETIAVLHKLRDMGVKIALDDFGTGYSSLNYLRSFPFDKIKIDRCFVEDIAEKKDSDAIVRAVIGLAEELDMRTTAEGVETAHQLAQLRQNGCTHLQGFLFSKARPASELAHKLAVPGAPAKEAELAVEAKPVTQIASKKRARKAATNAPAKRTPPKRKSG, via the coding sequence GTGCGCGTTTTTTCTGCTGTGGCAATTTATTCGTTCTTCATGCCAGCATTGCTGCTCGCGCTGATTGCCGGTGTCGGGATCGCGGCTATCGCCTATCACGCCCATATCGAACGATGCGCCAGAAGTGGCCGGCAAACCTATCGCCAGAGCTATCGCCGTTTGCGGGACCTGATGCTGGTGCGCGGTGTAATGTGGGCCGGAATTTACATGATCGCGCTGGCGATGGCTCCGCCTGCGATACTTTCCGTGTTGCTGCCTGCTGCGGTGATGATCATGTTCGTCGACGGACTGTGCATGATCGCCATGCCCCGGCGCGCTTTGGTGGCTGTCGGCCTGCAAGCCATCGGCATCGCTACGCCGGCCGTTCTGAACCCCACTGCAATTACGCTGATCAGTGCGGTTGTTGCCGGTTTCAGTTTCCTGTTCCTGCATTGGGCGTTGTTCAACCTCAATTACCTTTTCGCAACGCGCCGCCTGCGGACCCGCGAACTTACGCACGCCAACGAAACCATCCAGCTGCTGATGAACCAGTACGATGAAGATGGTAGCGACTGGCTGTTCGAATGCGACGAGAAGGGGGCTATCCTGCGTCCCAACGACCGTTTTTGCCAGGCAGCGCAGCTTCCCGCGCACGAAATGAACGGTATGCTGTTGTCGCTGATTTTCGACGATTGCCCGGAACGCGAAGAATTGCGCGCCATCGGCAAACGGGAAGACAATTTTCGTAATCACGTAATTCCGCTGACGCTGGATGGCGAGAAGCGCTGGTGGTCGATCAGTGCGCGGCCGATCTACGACGATGAAGGCATTTTGCGCAGCTGGCGCGGATTTATCTCCGATGTAACACGCACCCGGCAGGCGGAAGCGAAAGTCACGTACATGGCGCATTACGATGTGCTGACGAACCTCGCCAATCGCAGCCTGTTCAACATTACGCTGCAACGTGCATTCGTGCGGCGGGATCCTGACGACGTTATCGGCGTGCTCTATGTCGACCTCGACCATTTCAAGGCCGTCAACGACACGCATGGTCATGCGCTGGGCGACATGGTGCTTGCCGAGGCTGCCCGGCGCATCGAAAACGCGGTGCCCGATACAGCGATGGTCGCACGGCTTGGCGGTGACGAATTCGCGGTTGTCCTGGCTAGCCAGACCGACCGCTCTGCGATCGTCCGCATTGCCCACAACATCGTTTCGGCCATGGACGACCCGGTCGAGGCCGAAGGCCAGAGCCTGCCTATCGGGGCCAGCATCGGCGTGGCTTTTGCGCCTGAAAACGGGCTCGACGGCGATACCGTACTGCGCGCCGCCGACCTTGCATTATACGACGCCAAGGCCAAGGGTCGGCGCGGAGTAAGCCTGTTCGATCCGGATATGCAGGAAGAAATGCAGGACCGCCGCACGCTCGAACTGGACCTGCGCGCAGCGCTTGGCCGCGGCGAACTGGAGCTGTTCTACCAGCCGTTGGTGAGTGCTATCGACAGCGTGACCGTAGGTTACGAAGCCCTGCTTCGCTGGAACCATCCGACAAGGGGCCAGGTCAGCCCGGCGGTATTCATCCCGATTGCCGAGGAAACCGGCCAAATCGTCCAGATCGGTACCTGGGTCCTGCGCGAGGCGCTGCGCGAAGCAGCCACATGGCCGGAGGAACTGTCGGTCTCCGTCAATCTTTCGCCCGCGCAAATGGCGGATGACAGCATTCTGACTACCGTCGTCGGTGCGTTGGCACAGACCGGTGTGCCGGCAAGCCGACTGGAGTTGGAGATTACCGAGACGCTGCTGATGCAGGACAATCCCGAAACCATCGCCGTTCTGCACAAACTACGCGACATGGGCGTGAAGATCGCGCTCGACGATTTCGGCACCGGCTATTCCTCGCTCAACTACCTTCGCAGTTTTCCTTTCGACAAGATCAAGATCGACCGCTGTTTCGTGGAAGACATCGCCGAAAAGAAGGATAGCGACGCGATTGTTCGGGCGGTGATCGGACTTGCCGAAGAGCTGGACATGCGAACCACGGCGGAAGGCGTGGAGACAGCGCATCAGCTCGCGCAATTGCGCCAGAACGGATGCACCCATTTGCAGGGGTTCCTGTTCAGCAAGGCCCGTCCCGCAAGCGAATTGGCGCATAAGCTAGCTGTGCCGGGCGCACCTGCCAAAGAAGCTGAGCTCGCCGTGGAGGCAAAACCCGTGACGCAAATCGCATCAAAGAAACGCGCCCGGAAAGCCGCGACAAACGCGCCCGCGAAACGCACGCCGCCAAAACGCAAGTCCGGCTGA
- the cobS gene encoding cobaltochelatase subunit CobS yields MNDTTEKSFDSHSSTIKAAPDITVDVREVFGIDTDWKVPAFSEADERVPDLDESYVFDPDTTLAILAGFAHDRRVMVQGYHGTGKSTHIEQVAARLNWPCIRINLDAHISRIDLIGRDAIVLRDGLQVTEFREGLLPWALQHPVALVFDEYDAGRPDVMFVIQRVLEQQGKLTLLDQNRVIRPDPHFRMFATSNTVGLGDTSGLYHGTQAINQGQMDRWNIVVGLNYLPADVEQEIILSKNPKADTKQVADMIKVADMTRQGFINGDISTVMSPRTVITWAQNTDIFGDVGFAFRLSFLNKCDEAERMLVAEYYQRVFGTELPESVVSQA; encoded by the coding sequence ATGAACGATACGACCGAAAAAAGCTTCGATTCCCACTCCTCAACTATCAAGGCCGCGCCCGACATCACCGTCGACGTCCGCGAAGTGTTCGGTATCGATACCGACTGGAAGGTGCCTGCCTTTAGCGAGGCGGACGAACGGGTGCCCGATCTGGACGAAAGCTACGTCTTTGATCCGGACACGACATTGGCGATCCTGGCAGGGTTTGCGCATGACCGCCGGGTGATGGTGCAGGGCTATCACGGAACGGGCAAATCGACCCATATCGAACAGGTCGCCGCACGCCTCAACTGGCCTTGCATCCGCATCAATCTGGACGCGCATATCAGCCGGATCGATCTGATCGGGCGCGATGCCATCGTGCTGCGCGACGGGTTGCAGGTCACGGAGTTCCGCGAAGGGCTGCTACCCTGGGCGCTGCAGCACCCGGTTGCATTGGTGTTCGACGAATATGACGCCGGCCGGCCCGATGTGATGTTCGTAATCCAGCGCGTACTGGAACAGCAGGGCAAGTTGACGTTGCTTGACCAGAACCGCGTGATTCGTCCCGATCCGCATTTTCGGATGTTCGCAACGTCGAACACCGTGGGGCTGGGCGATACCAGCGGGCTTTATCATGGTACGCAGGCGATCAACCAGGGGCAGATGGACCGCTGGAACATCGTGGTCGGCCTGAATTACCTGCCTGCCGATGTGGAGCAGGAGATTATCCTGTCGAAGAACCCGAAGGCCGATACCAAACAGGTTGCCGACATGATCAAGGTCGCCGACATGACTCGGCAGGGCTTCATCAATGGCGACATTTCCACGGTGATGAGCCCGCGCACGGTCATCACCTGGGCGCAGAATACCGATATCTTCGGTGACGTGGGCTTCGCGTTCCGGCTCAGTTTCCTGAACAAATGCGACGAGGCGGAGCGGATGCTGGTAGCGGAATACTATCAGCGCGTGTTTGGAACGGAGCTGCCTGAAAGCGTGGTTTCCCAAGCTTAG
- a CDS encoding oxygenase MpaB family protein — translation MARPDPSEILRQQLVKRVRAVFNDEADGQQPVPPSENALFPKDSPIRMVHADATSMMVGGIRSLLLQMLHPHALQGVLDHSNFREDMHGRLRNTARFIAVTTFGDRDAAMAAIERVNRIHTHVHGILPDGTPYSATNPRTLAWVHVAEATSFLAAWKYYVRPAMPRVEQDEYYHQFAIIARALGADPVPKTVSEADALFREMRSELRATREARQIADLVLNQRPEGAPVAVQKMLGTAAVDMLPPFATQMLRLNGSTLGAIPAKLAVRGIGRTLRWAFKQG, via the coding sequence ATGGCCCGACCCGACCCGTCCGAAATCCTGCGCCAACAGCTCGTCAAACGGGTCCGCGCGGTATTCAACGACGAAGCGGACGGGCAACAGCCAGTGCCGCCGTCGGAAAACGCGCTGTTCCCAAAGGACAGCCCGATCCGCATGGTTCACGCCGATGCGACTTCCATGATGGTGGGGGGCATCCGTTCGCTGCTGTTGCAGATGCTTCATCCCCATGCGCTGCAGGGGGTGCTCGATCATTCCAATTTTCGCGAAGACATGCATGGGCGGCTGCGCAACACAGCGCGCTTCATCGCGGTAACGACGTTCGGAGACCGCGACGCGGCGATGGCGGCAATCGAGCGGGTGAACCGTATCCACACCCACGTGCATGGCATTCTGCCCGACGGAACGCCTTATAGTGCCACCAACCCGCGCACACTGGCCTGGGTGCATGTGGCCGAAGCGACGAGTTTCCTCGCAGCCTGGAAATACTATGTCCGCCCTGCGATGCCGCGTGTCGAGCAGGACGAATATTACCACCAGTTTGCTATTATCGCCCGCGCGCTCGGCGCGGATCCCGTGCCCAAAACAGTCAGCGAGGCTGATGCGCTGTTTCGCGAGATGCGTAGCGAACTTCGCGCCACGCGGGAAGCGCGCCAGATCGCCGATCTGGTCCTGAACCAGCGGCCCGAAGGCGCGCCGGTCGCAGTGCAAAAGATGCTGGGTACCGCTGCTGTCGATATGCTGCCGCCGTTCGCCACCCAGATGCTGCGCCTGAACGGCAGCACATTGGGCGCGATCCCCGCCAAGCTGGCCGTGCGCGGTATCGGGCGGACATTGCGCTGGGCTTTCAAACAGGGTTGA
- a CDS encoding winged helix-turn-helix transcriptional regulator yields the protein MKLLKETKADGSPAEPRAHGRWYDDACGTAFGLEVIGERWSLLVVRELMFGGRRFSDLRASLPRISAKVLTERLERLTQMGVVRRTAQAVPIPTLYELTQWGRRAEPLLQEIGRWAAMSPAHDPTLPLSPVSLMLSLRTMLDRTELARISAAPGGRIGFAIGGAEFVAVLHGDLPIARELVAGCDAVIRAPDAPVLAGFFYGGTSLADLERGEGVVVEGSRPLVEEFARCFSLPEPVTA from the coding sequence ATGAAGTTACTAAAAGAAACCAAAGCCGACGGTTCGCCTGCGGAACCCAGAGCGCACGGCCGCTGGTACGACGATGCCTGCGGCACCGCTTTCGGATTGGAAGTGATTGGTGAACGATGGTCTCTGCTCGTCGTCAGGGAACTGATGTTCGGCGGCAGGCGGTTTTCCGATCTTCGCGCCAGCCTGCCGCGCATCAGTGCCAAGGTTCTGACCGAGCGGTTGGAAAGGCTAACGCAAATGGGCGTCGTTCGGCGCACGGCGCAAGCGGTGCCGATACCCACATTGTATGAATTGACCCAGTGGGGCCGCCGCGCGGAGCCGCTACTGCAGGAAATCGGGCGTTGGGCCGCCATGTCGCCTGCGCACGATCCGACGCTGCCCTTGTCGCCGGTGTCGCTGATGCTGTCGCTCCGCACGATGTTGGACCGTACGGAGCTGGCGCGAATATCTGCTGCGCCCGGTGGCAGGATCGGCTTCGCGATTGGCGGGGCGGAATTCGTGGCGGTTCTGCATGGGGATCTGCCTATCGCGCGTGAACTGGTCGCCGGGTGCGACGCGGTAATCCGGGCGCCGGATGCGCCAGTGCTGGCAGGGTTCTTCTATGGCGGCACGTCGCTTGCCGATCTCGAGCGCGGTGAAGGGGTGGTGGTGGAAGGATCGCGGCCCCTGGTCGAAGAATTCGCCCGGTGCTTCTCCTTGCCCGAACCGGTCACGGCCTAA
- a CDS encoding DUF1428 domain-containing protein, whose amino-acid sequence MPYIEGFLAPVPTDNKDRYLDFTRRAAPLFKDIGVARMVECWGDDLMKGEHTDFYRAVDAKEGETVVFSWMEYPDKKTRDAAYEKMQNDPRFESLGEMPMDGKRMIFSGFQPIFDSAETLV is encoded by the coding sequence ATGCCCTATATCGAAGGATTTCTCGCTCCCGTTCCTACCGATAACAAGGACCGGTACCTCGACTTTACCCGCCGGGCTGCGCCTTTGTTCAAGGATATCGGAGTGGCGCGCATGGTCGAATGCTGGGGCGACGACCTGATGAAGGGCGAGCACACCGACTTCTACCGCGCCGTAGATGCCAAAGAAGGCGAAACAGTGGTGTTTTCTTGGATGGAGTATCCCGACAAGAAGACCCGCGACGCTGCGTATGAAAAGATGCAGAACGATCCCCGCTTCGAATCGCTGGGCGAAATGCCGATGGACGGCAAGCGCATGATTTTTTCCGGTTTCCAACCAATTTTCGACAGCGCCGAAACGCTGGTTTAG
- a CDS encoding VOC family protein yields the protein MTNPIVPCLWFDGNAEEAMRFYVGILPDSSIDHINTSPADWPGGKAGDVLTVEATLKGAPYLALNGGSGTEFNDAISLQVHTGDQAETDRYWNALIADGGEEMACSWCKDRFGVRWQVVPRTLMEGLRSNDARERERVFLAMAEMVKIDVAAIEAARRGNKG from the coding sequence ATGACCAATCCCATCGTCCCATGCCTCTGGTTCGACGGCAACGCCGAGGAGGCGATGCGGTTCTATGTCGGCATATTGCCCGATTCCTCCATCGATCACATCAACACTTCGCCCGCGGACTGGCCCGGAGGAAAGGCGGGTGACGTGCTGACTGTGGAGGCAACACTCAAGGGTGCGCCCTACCTCGCGCTCAATGGCGGCAGCGGCACCGAATTCAACGATGCGATCTCGCTTCAGGTGCATACGGGCGACCAGGCGGAAACGGATCGCTACTGGAACGCGCTGATTGCGGATGGCGGCGAGGAGATGGCCTGTAGCTGGTGCAAAGACCGGTTCGGAGTGCGCTGGCAGGTCGTTCCGCGCACCCTGATGGAAGGGCTGCGGTCGAACGATGCGCGGGAACGCGAACGCGTATTCCTCGCCATGGCGGAAATGGTGAAGATCGACGTGGCCGCTATCGAAGCTGCGCGGCGGGGAAATAAAGGTTGA
- a CDS encoding DnaJ domain-containing protein: protein MRTSRFHGRHESEGRQCEHPRCADEGEFRAPGNRVAGFDGPGDWRWFCLDHVREFNAGYDWFEGMNADEIYAAQAPGAGWATETRAFNKTAGVDGMPRWSDFDDPLDAIGARMRSIKTRAAREVDMGADPTGRPRFSRAEMAALETMNLGSDTDRRKLRRRYSELVRRFHPDRNGGDRAHEDRLGEVVAAYQMLKASGALR, encoded by the coding sequence ATGCGCACGAGCCGGTTCCATGGTCGCCACGAAAGCGAAGGGCGTCAATGCGAACATCCCCGATGTGCCGATGAAGGTGAATTCCGCGCACCGGGCAACCGCGTTGCAGGATTTGACGGACCGGGCGACTGGCGCTGGTTCTGCCTCGATCACGTGCGCGAATTCAATGCAGGGTACGACTGGTTCGAGGGAATGAACGCGGACGAAATTTACGCCGCGCAGGCCCCTGGTGCGGGTTGGGCAACCGAAACGCGGGCGTTCAATAAGACCGCCGGCGTCGATGGAATGCCGCGCTGGTCGGACTTCGACGATCCGCTGGACGCTATCGGGGCACGTATGCGCAGCATCAAGACCCGTGCCGCGCGTGAAGTGGATATGGGCGCGGATCCAACCGGCCGCCCGCGCTTCTCCCGCGCGGAGATGGCTGCGCTGGAAACCATGAACTTGGGTTCCGACACCGATCGCCGCAAACTGCGCCGCCGCTATTCCGAACTCGTTCGCCGGTTCCATCCGGACCGCAATGGCGGCGATCGGGCGCATGAGGACCGATTGGGTGAAGTGGTCGCCGCGTACCAGATGCTCAAGGCAAGTGGCGCGCTGAGGTGA
- a CDS encoding BolA family protein codes for MVDQPRYSSVQEEMEALLTAAFAPSHLEVVNDSAQHSGHSGDDGSGESHFTVIIEAARFAAMNRLARQRAVIAALGDIPGDRVHALAIKASAPGADAT; via the coding sequence ATGGTCGATCAGCCCCGGTATAGTTCGGTGCAGGAGGAAATGGAGGCGCTGCTGACCGCCGCCTTCGCCCCTTCGCATCTGGAAGTGGTGAATGACAGCGCCCAGCACTCCGGTCACTCAGGCGACGATGGTTCGGGCGAGTCGCATTTTACAGTCATCATCGAAGCTGCCCGGTTCGCAGCCATGAACCGGCTCGCCCGGCAGCGCGCTGTGATCGCCGCGCTGGGTGACATTCCGGGTGACCGGGTACATGCCCTCGCGATCAAGGCCAGCGCGCCCGGAGCGGACGCTACATGA
- a CDS encoding pirin family protein: MTGLVEATITPVTHHLGAFTVRRALPAKTRTMVGPFVFVDEFGPAKMDPGEGMDVRPHPHINLATVTWLFQGAIEHRDSLGTFSTIRPGTVNLMTAGRGIVHSERSPQNLRTEGPQLYGMQTWLALPDGQEEIDPAFEAVAKLPVIEDNGAKATVIMGDLWGRRADTTCHAETIYAEIVLGPDGAIPIDAGADERALMLVGGQAAIDGQPLTEFELTVLKPGAEMTLRSAKGARVMLLGGEAFATKRHVWWNFVSSDRDRIEQAKDDWKAGRFPQVPGDSEEHIPIPGTPKTVSYP; encoded by the coding sequence ATGACCGGCTTGGTCGAAGCCACAATTACGCCGGTCACCCACCATCTCGGCGCCTTCACCGTACGCCGCGCCCTCCCTGCAAAAACACGCACCATGGTGGGCCCGTTCGTCTTCGTGGACGAGTTCGGGCCGGCCAAGATGGACCCCGGCGAAGGAATGGACGTGCGCCCGCATCCGCATATCAACCTCGCTACGGTGACTTGGCTGTTTCAGGGCGCGATCGAGCATCGCGACAGCTTGGGCACCTTCTCCACTATCCGTCCCGGTACTGTGAATTTGATGACGGCTGGCCGGGGCATCGTGCATTCCGAACGCAGCCCGCAGAACCTGCGCACCGAAGGGCCGCAGCTCTACGGGATGCAGACGTGGCTCGCACTGCCCGATGGGCAAGAGGAGATAGATCCTGCGTTCGAGGCCGTGGCTAAGCTGCCGGTGATTGAGGACAATGGCGCGAAGGCCACTGTTATCATGGGCGATCTGTGGGGCCGCCGCGCGGACACCACCTGCCATGCCGAAACGATCTACGCCGAAATCGTGCTCGGCCCCGATGGAGCCATACCAATCGATGCCGGTGCGGACGAACGTGCGCTCATGCTGGTTGGCGGACAAGCTGCCATCGACGGGCAACCGCTGACCGAATTCGAACTGACCGTGTTGAAGCCCGGCGCGGAAATGACTTTGCGCTCGGCCAAAGGTGCGCGAGTCATGTTGTTGGGCGGGGAAGCCTTTGCCACCAAGCGCCACGTCTGGTGGAATTTCGTCAGCAGCGACCGGGATCGGATCGAGCAGGCGAAAGACGACTGGAAAGCGGGTCGTTTCCCGCAAGTGCCCGGCGATAGCGAAGAGCATATTCCGATACCCGGCACGCCCAAAACCGTCAGCTATCCCTGA